A single Arcanobacterium canis DNA region contains:
- a CDS encoding TetR/AcrR family transcriptional regulator — translation MGKREDRKRDDHEKILAAASELMQRDGFDAVTTSELARVAGVSTGTLFRQIGCKADLLIELFLVSLKDRKLPDGEILTMDDAVAQVIAVVDPFVAISASRPDNAIALQREVIGGSSPRVRDFISYVQSFEASIGSALSRARKAGVLNISADEVAPLAHAIYGSLYMDFLQVSTGRVKMERLRDTMVDSVRFLLARY, via the coding sequence ATGGGAAAACGTGAAGATCGCAAGCGTGATGATCACGAAAAAATCTTGGCCGCTGCGAGTGAATTGATGCAGCGAGACGGCTTTGACGCCGTGACAACGAGTGAGCTCGCACGTGTCGCAGGAGTTTCGACGGGAACGCTATTTCGCCAGATTGGGTGTAAAGCAGATCTGCTCATCGAGCTCTTCCTCGTATCGCTCAAGGATCGCAAGCTTCCTGACGGCGAAATTCTCACGATGGACGACGCCGTCGCGCAGGTGATCGCCGTCGTTGACCCCTTCGTCGCCATCTCCGCTTCTCGACCGGACAACGCTATCGCTCTCCAACGAGAAGTTATCGGAGGCTCGTCGCCGCGCGTACGAGACTTTATCTCTTACGTGCAGTCCTTTGAAGCATCGATCGGAAGCGCACTCAGTCGTGCTCGTAAAGCCGGCGTTCTCAATATCTCCGCTGACGAGGTGGCTCCTCTCGCGCACGCGATTTACGGCTCGTTGTATATGGATTTTCTCCAAGTATCGACGGGACGCGTGAAAATGGAAAGGTTGCGCGACACAATGGTTGATTCGGTGAGGTTCCTCCTGGCGCGATACTGA